The genomic region TAGTGCGGGCGATCGGTCGGCAGCGGACCTTCGTGGTTCGCCAGCAGCTCGATGAGGTCGAACTGCGACGAGATGTTCGGGTCGATCTGGCCGTTGCCGTACGAGATCAGGCCGGGGTAGTTACCCTCGGTCTTCGAGTACGTGTAGCTGCCCTGCACGTAGAGGTGCTTGCTGAACCGGCGCGTCAGCGTGAACTGCAGCGCGTTGTAGTCGCGGGTCGGGTGGTCGAAGATCCGGATGCCGCGGAACAGCGTCAGCTCGTGCTGGAGGCGCGCCTTGTCGGTCGCGTCGGTGGTGCGGTCGATCTGGTTCTCGAGGTTCTTCTCGTCGTCCGTGCTCCACTCGCCGGGGTTCGAGATGATGTACGTGTTCGCGCCGTCGGTGGACACGTCCTCGATGACGCGGCCGAGCTGGCGGTTCTGGTACGTGACGCCGATCTTCAGATCGTCGAGCACTTCGTACTCGAGGCCACCGAGGATCTCGTCCATGTACTGGGCCTTGATGCCCGGCGCGACGAGATCGCCCGAGGCGCCGATCAGCTGCTGGCCGCGCGACGCCGAGTTGTTGACGTCGGCCACCGGCGGGGTCGGCGGGTTGGTCTTCGGGTAGTCGAACAAGCAGCCGGCCGGGTCGGGCGCGCCGATGCGCGGATCGACGGTGCCGCACTGGTTGCCCGTGCCGGAGCTGCTGAACTGCTGGAAGTACTGGACCTCGCCGCCGAACGAGCGCTCGTTGATGTCCATCGGGATGGACTCGTAGAACCGGCCCCAATTCGCGTAGATCTTGGCGCGGCCTTCCTTCGTCGGGTCGTAGATGAGGCCGATGCGCGGCGCGAAGTTGCCCTGGAGCACCATCGCGTTCTTGCCGAGGAAGTTGCCGGTCAGCGCGTCCTGCGTGTTCTGCAGGAAGTCCGCGTAGCGGAGCCGCTGCTCCTCGTAGCGAACGCCGTAGTTGAACGTCAGGTTCGGCTTGATCTGCCACGAGTCGCGCAGGTACGCGGCCCAGTTGAGCGTGTTGCCGAGGACCGTGGTGCCCGGCGAGCCGATCGTACCGCTGAGGAAGTCACACTTGCCGCGGTAGACGATGCCCTTCGTCGTGCTCGGCATCGGCGAGAACTGGAGCGTCGTCTTGCCGACGTCCGCCGGGTTCGGCGTGGTGCAGGTGTTGTCGAAGCGCGGGTCGGTGTTGTTCGCGCCGGTCAGCTGAGCCCACCGGTACATCTCGATGACGCCGGCGGCCTGATCGGTGATGTCGTACTGGCCGCCCGTGTAGAGGCGCGCCTTCTCCGAGATGTTGTCCTCGATGTCGACGCCCGCCTTGACCTCGTGGCTACCGGCCGCCTTGAAGCGCTCGGTGATGCCGAGGCGCGCGCTGCGGCGCTCCTCGCGGTCACGCTGCAGCCCGCCCGGGCCGCCGACGACGTACGCGCGCGACGACATCGGGCAGTTCGTGCTCGCGCGCTCGAGCGCGCCGCTGACCGGGTTGCCCATCGCGTCCGTGAGCACGGAGCCGTTGGTGCACTCCATGATGGTGCGCTGCGACTCCGACTTGAAGCCCGCGCCCCACACGCCGAGGTTCGCGGCCTGGCCGACGCCGTCCGTCAGGACGTTCTGGGCCTGGTCCTCGAACGCCGGGTTGATGGCGTCGCTCTTCACGTAGTCGCGGTGCCAGCCGACGATCGCCTCGATCTCGGTCTTGTTGTCGTTGAACTTCGACGTCCACTTGCCGGACAGGTCGGTCGTCAGGTCGCTCTGGTTGATCGCGGCGCCCTGATCGGCCGGGCCGAACACG from Acidimicrobiia bacterium harbors:
- a CDS encoding TonB-dependent receptor, whose product is MSTKHLLIAGLGLAGFATGSLVHTREARAQSATTGAIQGQVKDEKAAPIAGVTVIITSPSLAQTQTALTDENGVYKIADLPPGDYLITFYYQDSTIEKSGIHVGIEKTVPVFQTIDTSKVGGEVIKVVAKTPTIDPTSTNQGITIDKNYLKNIPVPGRTFEAALGAAAGSQNDGVGVSFSGSSSLENQYIVDGVNTTGLTYGTVGTPVINDFIEEIEVITGGYNAEYGRATGGVVNVVTKSGSNELKGSVFGYWSPGQLTANAKSTPINSSSIDTIPNLNYQADFGFELGGPIIKDKLWFFVGFAPAFSQTDIYRFTKTLTDCRSVLPNGQLSSCDGRTRPLGGNADGVPDVDPKTGFFITDVIDSDIRSQTQSAYNILSKINYAATPENQGQLTFQALPSSQHIPNVFGPADQGAAINQSDLTTDLSGKWTSKFNDNKTEIEAIVGWHRDYVKSDAINPAFEDQAQNVLTDGVGQAANLGVWGAGFKSESQRTIMECTNGSVLTDAMGNPVSGALERASTNCPMSSRAYVVGGPGGLQRDREERRSARLGITERFKAAGSHEVKAGVDIEDNISEKARLYTGGQYDITDQAAGVIEMYRWAQLTGANNTDPRFDNTCTTPNPADVGKTTLQFSPMPSTTKGIVYRGKCDFLSGTIGSPGTTVLGNTLNWAAYLRDSWQIKPNLTFNYGVRYEEQRLRYADFLQNTQDALTGNFLGKNAMVLQGNFAPRIGLIYDPTKEGRAKIYANWGRFYESIPMDINERSFGGEVQYFQQFSSSGTGNQCGTVDPRIGAPDPAGCLFDYPKTNPPTPPVADVNNSASRGQQLIGASGDLVAPGIKAQYMDEILGGLEYEVLDDLKIGVTYQNRQLGRVIEDVSTDGANTYIISNPGEWSTDDEKNLENQIDRTTDATDKARLQHELTLFRGIRIFDHPTRDYNALQFTLTRRFSKHLYVQGSYTYSKTEGNYPGLISYGNGQIDPNISSQFDLIELLANHEGPLPTDRPHYIKIDGYYTFDFKQKGSLTLGIRFRALSGIPENALGAHYLYGENESYLLPQGELGRTDFTHGLDVHAGYGKALPRNMNLEVFFDIFNIYNAQGTFYDDDTYAPLFRINGGQQAANPISGGTYQDLIWTRTIVTQSNEPVETPTPISRNPNFHNTIVRYAPASARIGVRLTF